From Clostridiales bacterium, a single genomic window includes:
- a CDS encoding DUF3320 domain-containing protein — MENKVQGEIVLSIQSRGQELFLQKNPIIILPYDYWTGANILPELIASFVTPDNIDAKAILKDALGYLKKWRKANSFLGYKGEPNRVFGEAASIFCALKDRELNISFIDDSRSLGQVVNLNNALQNKTATLTEAALLYASLLEKIGLNPILAVFERYILVGAWLGEDTFADCVNADLAELSKKSALGELFLANPKFLDKRNFLDFNSAMEWSKEPLANEAEFIYFTDIKRCRLSHIYPMPKRVWQDGWRIEYSGQEQGDLKPKKLKIFSAKELDEPLSKQKYWERKLLDLTLKNSLLNFKITKNTLPVLADAPNNLATHFCNGNEYDILPIMKEAQDLAVDFNISQGARISSIYSKLLNKELSKGKLRSALDENRLKSTITNIYRKYKYNIEEKGVCALYLAVGLLKWYESENSQRPLYAPLILIPLDLIRKSAKRYILKARDDESHFNITLLEMLRQQYSLEAGGLDPLPKNSDNSINVFSVFNIVRKLVMHQHGWDIIEESYISNFSFSGIVMWHDIRNRLDSFQKTPIVKALISGIPFNKTSLEINDIDERWLKEQIILPIEADSSQLEAIYFANKDMSFVLHGPPGTGKSQTITNIIANALLRGKRVLFVAEKMAALSVVKNRLEEIGIGDFCLELHSDKTSKKEVLENLKKTSEIVKVYEPEDFKSVQNRLEKTRQALAVYMQKLHRPQKYGFSLFEAIDEYISYDFLDQFELDQDIVINFDKDKIELLENKLYELKALGQDMGHPNGSDLEHIGQTEYSLSLKLESAKAVNKFLAAIRQLRGYCEILRQAIDINAIDEYEQFCYFIEICSYLSQNYPETPHLEELQDDALEKLFDYAKLGIKTEQIKSALSARYNLDAFRPVNQKLIIDYTNAKGLKKAFKKRKILKQLKKAAKTGVKYKDNFLQDFQQVFAYQQNLKSLQKSQGFVFDTVPQYKSQNYLAVLQSLEEYSAYKKSLSLSALTQDQILKLKSIPLPQSLKSDYEKFKTAKSELDSLLKIDFRKIQSARQWWLNTLSHKAALWSMDSLKERCAYNQLREELVNMGLKPVTDAYDKGLDHDVLVPSFRKAMLKAIIEHIVVNDNELNKFTGRLFEEKIRRFKELEQKYRLVSRQLLSARLKMNLPNFDIKSSQMSELGIFQRAIKGSARNITLKKLFEQIPNILPKVAPCVLMSPVTVAQYINPQEPFDLLIFDEASQLTTAKAVGSLSRTKTAIIVGDPKQLPPTTFFENINTNEEDILSEDLESVLDDCLALNMPEIHLRWHYRSKDESLIAFSNRLFYDNSLNTFPSPSGRQSAIKFVKVNGVYDRGKTKQNIEEALAVTEEVIKRLSHPELRKYSIGIVTFSIVQQNLIDDMLTETFRQSPRLEQYAMKRSEPLFVKNLENVQGDERDVILFSVCYGKDARGKLSLNFGPLNREGGWRRLNVAVSRAKYEMVVFSSITYDMINPAATTAQGVKALRGFLEYAQKGQDALSYKASHLQVSKQGLEEQMVNMLRQKGYDGLVNYGTSGYKINVAIKDPDNPDKFILGVMCDSIGYSKVKTVKDREISPFNVLKKLGWNIMRVWSLDFWDSPEKVINKIVKKIESLRKAGGVIIDDEDDIDIIDTPEDDLKEAVVQNALQAEYKAAAVPQKIIPSSYFSTELNQPHLIRITKMIIDAEYPVSYRVILKRVLASSGITRSGSRIEAQMRHVLDHIKCDSEIEGNNVFYWKKGANKKKYNIYRVNSNRNMDDISVYEIINAVRYIVQNQISLPKEALEEEVFNIFGAKKTEEGLRQIRRAIRYGLDNNIITSQNGKILAGENLTVFE, encoded by the coding sequence TTGGAAAACAAAGTCCAAGGCGAAATTGTTTTGTCAATCCAATCCCGAGGACAAGAGCTGTTTTTGCAAAAAAATCCCATTATAATTTTGCCTTACGATTATTGGACGGGCGCGAATATCTTGCCCGAGCTTATAGCGAGTTTTGTAACGCCCGATAATATAGACGCCAAAGCCATACTGAAAGACGCGCTTGGCTATCTGAAAAAATGGCGAAAAGCCAATAGTTTTTTGGGCTACAAGGGCGAGCCCAATAGGGTTTTTGGGGAAGCGGCTTCTATTTTTTGCGCCTTGAAAGACCGCGAGCTTAATATAAGTTTTATAGACGACAGCCGCTCGCTCGGTCAAGTTGTAAATCTTAACAACGCCCTGCAAAACAAAACAGCGACTTTGACTGAGGCCGCGCTTTTATACGCCAGCCTTTTAGAAAAAATCGGCCTTAATCCGATTTTGGCGGTGTTTGAGCGGTATATTTTGGTCGGAGCGTGGCTGGGCGAGGACACTTTTGCCGATTGCGTCAATGCCGACTTGGCGGAATTGTCCAAAAAATCGGCTTTGGGCGAGCTGTTTTTGGCCAATCCCAAATTTTTGGATAAGCGCAATTTTTTGGATTTTAACAGCGCTATGGAATGGTCAAAAGAGCCTTTAGCCAACGAGGCGGAGTTTATATATTTTACGGATATCAAGCGCTGCCGCCTCAGTCATATTTACCCTATGCCCAAAAGGGTTTGGCAAGACGGCTGGCGGATAGAGTATTCGGGCCAAGAACAAGGCGACCTTAAACCCAAAAAGCTAAAGATTTTTTCGGCCAAAGAATTGGACGAGCCTTTGTCCAAGCAAAAGTATTGGGAACGAAAGCTTTTGGACTTAACGCTGAAAAACTCACTGCTTAACTTTAAGATTACCAAAAACACGCTGCCCGTTTTGGCGGACGCGCCCAATAATCTAGCCACACATTTTTGCAACGGCAACGAGTATGACATCCTGCCCATAATGAAAGAGGCGCAGGACTTGGCGGTGGACTTTAATATTTCGCAAGGCGCAAGGATTTCGTCAATTTACTCAAAGCTCCTTAACAAAGAACTATCCAAAGGAAAGCTACGCTCGGCGTTGGACGAGAACCGCTTAAAATCCACCATAACCAATATATATAGAAAATACAAATATAACATAGAAGAAAAAGGCGTGTGCGCGCTTTATTTGGCGGTGGGATTGCTGAAATGGTATGAAAGCGAAAACTCCCAGCGCCCTTTATACGCGCCTTTGATTTTGATACCTTTGGACTTAATAAGAAAAAGCGCCAAAAGATATATCCTAAAAGCGCGCGACGACGAATCGCATTTTAATATCACGCTTTTGGAAATGCTGAGGCAGCAATATTCTCTTGAAGCGGGCGGGCTTGACCCCTTGCCCAAAAACTCGGACAACTCCATTAATGTTTTTAGCGTTTTTAATATCGTAAGAAAACTGGTGATGCATCAGCACGGCTGGGATATCATAGAGGAAAGCTATATTTCCAATTTTTCTTTTTCGGGCATTGTAATGTGGCACGATATCCGAAACCGTCTAGACAGCTTCCAAAAAACGCCCATAGTAAAAGCGCTGATAAGCGGAATACCGTTTAACAAGACATCGCTGGAAATAAACGACATTGACGAGCGCTGGCTAAAAGAGCAAATAATCTTGCCCATAGAGGCGGACAGTTCGCAGCTGGAAGCCATATATTTCGCCAACAAAGATATGAGCTTTGTTTTGCACGGCCCGCCCGGCACGGGCAAATCCCAGACCATAACCAATATTATCGCCAACGCCTTGCTAAGGGGCAAAAGGGTGCTGTTTGTCGCCGAAAAGATGGCGGCTCTGTCCGTCGTCAAAAATAGGCTGGAAGAGATAGGCATAGGCGATTTTTGCCTTGAGCTTCACTCGGACAAAACGAGCAAAAAAGAAGTTTTGGAAAACTTAAAAAAGACCAGCGAGATAGTCAAGGTCTACGAGCCCGAGGACTTTAAAAGCGTCCAAAACAGGCTGGAAAAAACCCGTCAAGCCTTGGCAGTGTATATGCAAAAACTGCACCGTCCCCAAAAATACGGCTTTTCGCTGTTTGAGGCGATTGACGAGTATATAAGCTATGACTTTTTGGACCAATTTGAGTTGGACCAAGACATAGTCATTAACTTTGATAAGGACAAGATAGAGTTATTGGAAAATAAGCTCTACGAGCTAAAAGCCTTAGGACAGGACATGGGCCATCCCAACGGCTCGGACCTAGAGCATATAGGCCAGACCGAATACTCGCTTTCGCTAAAACTGGAAAGCGCCAAAGCCGTAAATAAATTTTTGGCCGCTATAAGACAGCTGCGGGGCTATTGCGAAATTTTAAGGCAGGCAATTGATATTAACGCCATTGACGAATATGAGCAATTTTGTTACTTTATTGAAATTTGCTCGTATTTATCCCAAAACTACCCAGAAACGCCGCATTTGGAAGAGTTGCAAGACGATGCTTTGGAAAAGCTATTTGACTATGCAAAACTTGGCATAAAGACCGAACAAATAAAATCCGCGCTAAGCGCGCGGTATAATTTGGACGCCTTTAGACCGGTTAACCAAAAACTTATCATAGACTATACAAACGCCAAAGGGTTAAAAAAAGCGTTCAAAAAACGCAAGATTTTAAAGCAGCTAAAAAAAGCCGCCAAAACGGGCGTGAAATATAAAGATAATTTTTTGCAAGACTTCCAACAAGTTTTTGCATATCAGCAAAATCTTAAATCTTTGCAAAAGTCCCAAGGCTTTGTGTTTGATACCGTTCCGCAATATAAGTCCCAAAATTATTTGGCGGTTTTGCAAAGTTTGGAAGAATATAGCGCGTATAAAAAAAGCCTTTCATTATCGGCTTTAACACAAGACCAGATATTAAAATTAAAATCCATACCTCTACCGCAAAGCTTAAAATCCGATTATGAAAAATTTAAGACGGCAAAATCCGAGCTTGATAGCTTGCTCAAAATAGATTTTAGAAAAATCCAAAGCGCGCGCCAGTGGTGGCTGAACACCTTGTCGCATAAAGCGGCGCTTTGGTCAATGGACAGCCTAAAGGAAAGGTGCGCTTATAATCAGTTAAGGGAAGAGCTTGTCAATATGGGCTTAAAACCCGTCACTGACGCTTACGACAAAGGGCTGGACCATGACGTGCTTGTGCCGTCGTTTAGAAAGGCTATGCTCAAAGCCATAATAGAACATATTGTGGTAAACGATAACGAGCTAAATAAATTTACCGGCAGGCTGTTTGAGGAAAAAATAAGGCGGTTTAAGGAACTGGAGCAAAAATACAGGCTGGTATCAAGGCAATTGCTTAGCGCCCGCCTTAAAATGAATTTGCCCAATTTTGATATCAAGTCTTCTCAGATGTCTGAACTTGGAATTTTTCAGCGCGCAATAAAGGGCTCGGCAAGAAATATCACGCTCAAAAAACTATTTGAGCAAATCCCCAACATCTTGCCCAAAGTCGCCCCGTGCGTATTGATGAGCCCTGTAACCGTCGCGCAGTATATCAACCCGCAAGAGCCGTTTGACTTGCTTATATTTGACGAGGCTTCCCAGCTTACCACGGCAAAGGCCGTAGGCTCGCTGTCCCGAACCAAAACCGCCATAATAGTGGGCGACCCCAAACAGCTTCCGCCCACCACGTTTTTTGAAAATATCAATACCAACGAAGAAGATATCTTAAGCGAAGACCTAGAAAGCGTTTTGGACGACTGTTTGGCGCTTAATATGCCCGAGATTCACTTAAGATGGCATTATCGCAGCAAGGACGAGAGCCTAATTGCGTTTTCCAACCGCTTGTTTTACGACAACAGCCTTAACACCTTTCCTTCGCCTAGCGGCAGGCAATCAGCGATTAAATTTGTCAAGGTCAACGGCGTTTATGACAGAGGCAAGACCAAGCAAAATATAGAAGAGGCGCTGGCGGTGACCGAAGAAGTAATCAAAAGGCTGTCGCATCCCGAGCTTAGAAAATACAGCATAGGCATAGTTACTTTTAGTATCGTTCAACAAAATTTAATTGACGATATGCTTACAGAGACATTCCGCCAAAGCCCAAGGTTAGAACAATACGCTATGAAAAGGTCCGAGCCGCTTTTTGTGAAAAATCTTGAAAATGTCCAAGGCGACGAGCGCGATGTGATTTTATTTTCGGTATGTTACGGCAAAGACGCGCGGGGCAAGCTAAGCCTTAACTTCGGCCCGTTAAACCGCGAAGGCGGCTGGCGAAGGCTCAATGTCGCGGTGTCAAGAGCCAAATATGAAATGGTGGTGTTTTCAAGCATAACTTACGATATGATTAACCCCGCCGCCACTACCGCCCAAGGCGTCAAAGCTTTGAGAGGGTTTTTGGAATACGCCCAAAAAGGCCAAGACGCTTTGAGTTATAAGGCAAGCCATTTGCAAGTATCCAAACAAGGCTTGGAAGAGCAAATGGTCAATATGCTAAGACAAAAAGGCTATGACGGCCTGGTTAATTACGGCACTTCGGGCTATAAGATTAATGTCGCCATAAAAGACCCCGACAATCCCGACAAGTTTATCTTGGGCGTTATGTGCGACAGCATCGGCTATTCCAAGGTAAAGACCGTTAAAGACCGCGAAATATCGCCCTTTAACGTCTTAAAAAAGCTTGGCTGGAATATTATGAGGGTTTGGTCGCTGGATTTTTGGGACAGCCCTGAAAAAGTGATAAATAAAATCGTTAAAAAGATAGAAAGCCTAAGAAAGGCGGGCGGCGTTATTATAGACGACGAGGATGATATTGATATTATAGACACTCCAGAAGACGATTTAAAAGAAGCCGTTGTCCAAAACGCTTTGCAAGCCGAATATAAAGCGGCGGCGGTGCCCCAAAAGATTATACCGAGTTCGTATTTTTCCACAGAGCTTAACCAACCTCATCTTATTAGAATAACCAAAATGATTATTGACGCAGAATATCCCGTAAGCTATCGCGTAATTTTGAAAAGGGTTTTGGCCTCAAGCGGAATTACGCGCTCGGGCTCCAGGATAGAGGCGCAGATGCGGCATGTTTTGGACCATATCAAATGCGACAGCGAAATAGAAGGCAATAATGTCTTTTATTGGAAAAAGGGCGCTAACAAAAAGAAATATAATATTTACCGCGTCAACAGCAACCGCAATATGGACGACATAAGCGTCTATGAGATTATCAACGCCGTAAGGTATATAGTCCAAAACCAAATAAGTTTGCCCAAAGAGGCCCTAGAGGAAGAAGTTTTTAATATTTTCGGCGCCAAAAAGACCGAAGAGGGCTTAAGGCAGATCAGGCGGGCTATAAGATACGGGCTTGACAATAATATAATAACTAGCCAAAACGGCAAGATTTTGGCGGGCGAAAACCTAACGGTGTTTGAATAA